In Excalfactoria chinensis isolate bCotChi1 chromosome 3, bCotChi1.hap2, whole genome shotgun sequence, one DNA window encodes the following:
- the GINS1 gene encoding DNA replication complex GINS protein PSF1 — MAGERAVGLVRELQSAAGGRLPPFRAEELRQALEEMRALYEQNQADVSEAKAGRTDLIFLIRFRHCCLLRNQRCIVAYLYDRLLRIRALRWEYGSILPNAIQFHMAAEEVEWFNRYKKSLATYMRSVGGEEGLDLTQDIKPPKSLYIEVRCLRDYGEFEIDDGTTVLLKKNSQHFLPRWKCEQLIRQGVLEHILS, encoded by the exons ATGGCGGGGGAGCGGGCGGTCGGGCTGGTGCGGGAGCTGCAGAGCGCTGCGGGCGGGCGGCTGCCGCCCTTCCGG GCGGAGGAGCTGCGGCAGGCGCTGGAGGAGATGCGGGCGTTGTACGAGCAGAACCAGGCGGACGT GTCTGAAGCAAAGGCGGGGCGGACGGACCTGATTTTCCTCATCCGGTTTCGGCATTGCTGCCTGCTCCGCAACCAGCGCTGCATCGTGGCCTACCT gtaCGACCGGCTGCTGCGGATCCGGGCACTCCGGTGGGAGTATGGAAGCATCCTGCCCAACGCCATCCAGTTCCACATGGCAGCCGAGGAA GTGGAGTGGTTCAATCGGTACAAGAAGTCCCTGGCTACCTACATGAGGTcagtgggaggagaggagggacTGGACCTTACACAGGACATAAAGCCTCCCAAGAGCCTGTACATTGAA GTACGGTGTTTGAGAGACTACGGAGAGTTTGAGATCGATGATGGCACCACTGTCCTGTTGAAGAAGAACAGCCAG cACTTCTTGCCTCGCTGGAAATGTGAGCAGTTAATCAGACAAGGAGTCCTGGAGCACATTCTGTCATAA